One window of Ziziphus jujuba cultivar Dongzao chromosome 5, ASM3175591v1 genomic DNA carries:
- the LOC107421189 gene encoding transcription factor HY5 isoform X2, which translates to MQEQATSSIAASSLPSSSERSSSSALQVEVKEGMESDEEIRRVPELGGESAGTSASGRDTGSVAGPDRIQATGEGQRKRGRSPADKESKRLKRLLRNRVSAQQARERKKAYLNDLETKVKDLEKKNSELEERLSTLQNENQMLRHILKNTTASRRGGSNSANADGAL; encoded by the exons ATGCAAGAGCAAGCGACAAGTTCAATCGCTGCAAGCTCTCTACCTTCAAGCAGTGAAAGATCTTCCAGCTCTGCTCTTCAAGTTGAAGTTAAAGAAg GAATGGAAAGTGATGAGGAGATCAGAAGAGTGCCGGAGCTAGGTGGTGAATCAGCCGGGACTTCGGCCTCCGGAAGAGACACCGGTTCAGTGGCCGGTCCAGACCGGATTCAAGCCACCGGAGAAGGTCaaagaaagagaggaagaagCCCAGCTGACAAGGAAAGCAAGAGACTTAAGAG attgctgaGGAACAGAGTTTCAGCACAGCAAGCTAGGGAGAGAAAGAAGGCATATTTGAATGACTTGGAAACCAAGGTTAAAGATTTGGAGAAGAAGAACTCCGAATTGGAAGAGAGGCTGTCCACTTTGCAGAATGAGAATCAGATGCTAAGACAT ATATTGAAGAACACAACAGCAAGCCGGAGAGGAGGAAGTAATAGTGCAAATGCGGATGGGGCTTTGTAG
- the LOC107421189 gene encoding transcription factor HY5 isoform X1 has translation MQEQATSSIAASSLPSSSERSSSSALQVEVKEGMESDEEIRRVPELGGESAGTSASGRDTGSVAGPDRIQATGEGQRKRGRSPADKESKRLKRLLRNRVSAQQARERKKAYLNDLETKVKDLEKKNSELEERLSTLQNENQMLRHVCQNFHIPHHHHHHDSSPSIALSLILKNTTASRRGGSNSANADGAL, from the exons ATGCAAGAGCAAGCGACAAGTTCAATCGCTGCAAGCTCTCTACCTTCAAGCAGTGAAAGATCTTCCAGCTCTGCTCTTCAAGTTGAAGTTAAAGAAg GAATGGAAAGTGATGAGGAGATCAGAAGAGTGCCGGAGCTAGGTGGTGAATCAGCCGGGACTTCGGCCTCCGGAAGAGACACCGGTTCAGTGGCCGGTCCAGACCGGATTCAAGCCACCGGAGAAGGTCaaagaaagagaggaagaagCCCAGCTGACAAGGAAAGCAAGAGACTTAAGAG attgctgaGGAACAGAGTTTCAGCACAGCAAGCTAGGGAGAGAAAGAAGGCATATTTGAATGACTTGGAAACCAAGGTTAAAGATTTGGAGAAGAAGAACTCCGAATTGGAAGAGAGGCTGTCCACTTTGCAGAATGAGAATCAGATGCTAAGACATGTATGTCAAAACTTCCATATcccacatcatcatcatcatcatgattcATCACCATCAATAGCATTATCTTTG ATATTGAAGAACACAACAGCAAGCCGGAGAGGAGGAAGTAATAGTGCAAATGCGGATGGGGCTTTGTAG